The Pirellulales bacterium genomic interval AGCGGCGTCAACTTTGTAACTGTTTTCGACGGCCAGAGGAACGGCCAAGACGCCAACTGGGACAGCCACCAGACCATTTTCCCGCGGCACCGGCAATTGATACCACCGGCCGACGAAGGCTTTTCGGCGCTCGTTGAGGATCTCGAAGCCCGAGGGTTGCTGGAGTCGACGCTCGTGGTGGCGATGGGCGAGTTTGGCCGCACGCCCAAGATCAACGCCAATGCCGGCCGCGACCACTGGCCCGATTGTTTCACCGTCGTGCTGGCGGGCGGCGGAGTTCGGGGCGGCGCGGTGTACGGCGCGAGCGACAAGATCGGAGCGTATCCCGACCGCGATCCGGTGACTCCCGCCGACCTGGCGGCCACGCTCTTCTGGCGTTTCGGCATCGACTCCTCCTTGGAAATCCACGACCCCACGAACCGGCCGTTTCGCCTGGCCGAGGGCCAGCCGCTGAAGGCCCTGTTCGGGTAGGCTTGCTAGGATTCCGCCGGTGACGCACGAGGCAGCCGTGGCGTACAATTGAGCGTCCGATCAACCCATTGTTCTCGATTTTGCGGTAATGCCGATGCTGGAGCGCATCCACGTCGAAAACTACAAATGCCTGCGCGACGTGACCGTCGATCTTGGTGACTTCACCGTCTTGATCGGACCGAACGACAGCGGTAAGAGCAGCTTTTTAGAGGTCGTACAGACATTTGGGAGACTCGCAAGGCAAGACTTTGCGGGGACTTTTGCAGGCGACCGCACGCTGGCAAACCTCGTTTGGCACAAAGACTCAAGCCGACAGATCGTTCTTGGTGTGGCAGGCATAACCTCTGAGCATCGGTTCTCTTATCAGTTGGAGGTTCCGGTCGATGGTTCTCCACAGCGAGAAAGTCTCGAGTGGGACGGGCAGCGACTGTTCTGGACGGAAGAGGTTTCTTCCGGACCGGCGTCCGCTCAAGTCATCGCCATTGCCACAGGTCAAGGTAAGCAAAACCAACCGGTCCGGCCACAGAATCTGTTTCTTCGGCAGTTTGTCGGCCAACGTAGTGCGGCGTCGGCGATCCTCGAACGCGAGTTAACAGCAAGCGTCGAGTACCATTTCGATCCGGAGAAGCTGTCGAAGCCTTCCGTTCCGAAGCCGGCGGCCATGTTGGAGCCATCGGGTGCAAATCTTGCTGCCGTACTCGACGTAATGCAAAACTCTGCTGACCGGTCAGAATTTGAGGCCGTGCAGAAGTCGTTGCACGACGCGGTTCCATCGATTGCCGGTATTGTACTACCGCCGACGCCACAGCAAGCAGGTGCGAAGGCGCTCGAGTTCATCCTTTCCGGCAATGGCCATCCGCGAGCGACAATACCGGCGTCGTTGGCGTCGAGTGGATCGTTGCTTCTTACCGCTTTTCTAACGCTCGCCTACACCAAGTCGCCGGGAATACTTCTTTTTGAGGAACCTGAAAATGGTTTGCACCCATCCCGGTTGCAGATGGTCGTCGACATCCTCCGCAGAATAGGTCGTGGTGAAGTGGGAAATCGGAAGCGGCAGGTTATCGTCACGACGCACAACCCAGTGTTGCTGAATTATGCCACGCCCGAGGAGGTGCGAGTCTTCGTCCGCCATCCCGAAGAGGGCACCCGAGTCCTTCCCATGACCAGTGTTCCCGACATTGACCGGTTGCTCAAGGAGTTCTCTTTGGGCGAGCTTTGGTATCTACTTGGCGAAGAGAAACTCTTTCAGGAACAACCAGCGTGAAAGTGCTTTTCGTCGGCGAGGGTCCGCACGATGTTGGGTCTCCCAATCGAATTCCCGGGCAGCCTCGTCCCGCGGGCGGCACAATTCCCACTTTGACGCGCCGTGTCTGCGATCGGGTCGCTCCCGATTCGATCGCCATCACCTGGTCTGAGATCCCCCGATTTCACGCCTCCGGCAAGAAGCGAGGGTTTCCGGCGAAAATCATGGCGGCGGTCTTGCTTTCCATGCGCAGCTTCGGCTGTGCCGGAACGATCGCAGTTGCCGACCGTGATGGGAAAGCCGAGCGAAATGCCGAATTAGAAGCGGGAGTCGTACAGGCGCAGCAGCTCTTTCCAGGCCACGCGGCTGCCTGGGGAACGGCGGTCGAATCGATAGAAGCATGGACGTTGGGCGCACCGCAAGCGATCGCCGAAGAGCTCGAGGTTGACGTTCGCTTGGTCGAGCAGCAATACCCAGCAGGCGTGCATGTCGAAGCGTCGTCTGAGACCAGCGGGAAACTCGACCATCGGCCGAAGCGACTTATCGAACGGCTTGCCCAGTTGAAACACCGGCACGACTCGGCCGAGTTTCGCGCAGCCGTCGCCGAGCGTACCGACGTGGACGCCTTGGCACAGGCCTGTCCGCAAGGCTTTGCACCGTTCGCGGAGCGGATTCGCCGCGCCTTCGGTCCAACGACTGTTTGACGCTGCAACGCGAGCATCACGGCGTTTGGATTTGGATATCGCACACCACCATTCGATGATCGGAATGCATCGTCTTCTGGCTGTAAACGTCGACGGCGCGGAGCCGTGGCGAGAGCCAAATCTGGTCGATCCGCAAGAAGGGCGCGGCGTTGATGATGGTGTTCCCCCAACCTCGGCCTGCTTCGGCGAAGGCATCGTGCAGCGAGGTAGCGAGCGTCTCGAACACCGCGTCGCCGGGCGGTGCGTTGAAGTCGCCACCGACAATCAAGGGTATACCGGTGGACCAAGTAGGGACGGCGCCGAAGATCGCTTCCAGTTGTCTCCGCCGCCGCATGCGGTTGGCCGTTTGCTCGCGCCAACATTCCGGCGACCAAAGGTCGATCCGCACCAGCGGGGCCTCCAACCGCAAGCTGACGACGTTCATCTCGGTGCCGTCCGTCAGTTGGACGTTCGCAATCACCGCGTGACTGGCCGCGCTGTCGGGCAGGGGTAGCGCGGCGATCGTGCCTCGCGCGACCATCGACGTATCGACGCCCGACAACACTTGCCCGTCGTCGCCAAATAATTCGCGTGCCAGCGCCGCGAGCGGCTCCCGGCCAGGTGACTCTTGCAGCAGTACGATGTCGGGCCGCAACGCAGCCACTTCCTCGACCGCTCGGCTGATCCCCGCGCAGTTGAGCGAGACGATTCTGAGCGTCCGGCGGCCGCCGCTTGCTCGCAGACGGAGCAGGCTAAACGGATGATCTGCGAAGACGGCCAGAACAAGGCACCAGGCCAGTGCGACGGCCAGCGAATGCCGTCGGCGCATTTGCCGTCGTGCGGCGGCGACGAGAACGATGCCGGCCAGTGGCCAGAGCCAGATTGGAAACACAGTCACCGCGGCCCAGGCATCGAGTCGCCACGTGTAGCAGACGCTGATGGCCAAGCACAAAACGATGGAAACCGCTAGCGCCGCCCGAGCGGCGTGCTTGGCGAGGCGCCTACCGTATCCTTGCGGCTGCTCCGCCTGGCGTTCTTCGGCCATATTGGCACTCGAGACGAAAGTGATTGGTTGTCGGCACCAACGCTGCTCCGTCTATGCGCCGCGCGGCAGTGCCGCTAAGCTTTATTGAAGCTTGTGGCATCCTCCGTTGCCACCCTGTCACGCCCTTTACTGATTTTCAAGCAAGGAAAGATTGCCATGGCTAAAAAAGCCAAAGCCCGACATATTCTCGTCAAAAGCAAGGAAGCCTGCGACGACCTCAAGACACAAATCGAAGAGGGGGCCGACTTCGCCGACCTGGCGCGGCAACACTCGCAATGCCCGTCGAAA includes:
- a CDS encoding AAA family ATPase; this translates as MLERIHVENYKCLRDVTVDLGDFTVLIGPNDSGKSSFLEVVQTFGRLARQDFAGTFAGDRTLANLVWHKDSSRQIVLGVAGITSEHRFSYQLEVPVDGSPQRESLEWDGQRLFWTEEVSSGPASAQVIAIATGQGKQNQPVRPQNLFLRQFVGQRSAASAILERELTASVEYHFDPEKLSKPSVPKPAAMLEPSGANLAAVLDVMQNSADRSEFEAVQKSLHDAVPSIAGIVLPPTPQQAGAKALEFILSGNGHPRATIPASLASSGSLLLTAFLTLAYTKSPGILLFEEPENGLHPSRLQMVVDILRRIGRGEVGNRKRQVIVTTHNPVLLNYATPEEVRVFVRHPEEGTRVLPMTSVPDIDRLLKEFSLGELWYLLGEEKLFQEQPA
- a CDS encoding endonuclease/exonuclease/phosphatase family protein, translated to MAEERQAEQPQGYGRRLAKHAARAALAVSIVLCLAISVCYTWRLDAWAAVTVFPIWLWPLAGIVLVAAARRQMRRRHSLAVALAWCLVLAVFADHPFSLLRLRASGGRRTLRIVSLNCAGISRAVEEVAALRPDIVLLQESPGREPLAALARELFGDDGQVLSGVDTSMVARGTIAALPLPDSAASHAVIANVQLTDGTEMNVVSLRLEAPLVRIDLWSPECWREQTANRMRRRRQLEAIFGAVPTWSTGIPLIVGGDFNAPPGDAVFETLATSLHDAFAEAGRGWGNTIINAAPFLRIDQIWLSPRLRAVDVYSQKTMHSDHRMVVCDIQIQTP